From the genome of Malus sylvestris chromosome 13, drMalSylv7.2, whole genome shotgun sequence:
ggctctctactaaattgccccatgaactcagcCATTTATCCCATCTGTCTCTTCAATTCAGtcacctctcgagcttgattttgcacttctttggcgtaattgtgcatatctttggcttgattttcctgacccttcgccattgtagttagtaactgaataacttgagcattatcaaaagacgaacctgagttattttgggctggttgtgtttggggttgtgaaggTGCATACGGCCATTGATAGAATCCCGGAGGTTGTTgtctgaatgcactttgttgttaggtttgttggggctccctctatttgaaatttaaatgatctctccaacctggattgtatgtattcgagaatggatcattccttggttggttttgactcccaaaactcatggcgttggcagattcccaccctccgttctcgatcaattgagggcacttatccgtgagatgtccattcattgagcacacaccacaagcagctacactttgttcttttggtttttcaaccacctgtgaaagaagagtagtaagattagccatttgattttgaagttcggaaatagcacttacctcattaacttgttgctgtcgtgggttgtctctttgaccaacgccttcatattgttgagcattcaatgctcgattagcaattaaggtcttggcagccatgggtgttttgtccaccaaagctcctcccgctgaggcatctaacatttggcgttcaattggtagaagcccttcgtagaaatattgaagaagaagctcatccttcatctggtgttgtgaacatgaagcaacaagggttttaaaacgttcatagtaagtgggaaatgattcaccttggttttgctgaatgccactaatccttttgcgtagtagaatgactcgagaagttgggaaaaacttctccaaaaatgcccgtttcatactctcccatgatgtgataGTTCCgagggctagctcatacaaccaatctttagccttttccaagagagaaaagggaaaagccttcattttcagaatgctcccatcaacattcacaggggtcatgctcgaacaaacaacctcgaactccttcaaatgtttattaggatcttccatggacaacctatggaacttaggaatatgatgcaataaactggactttaattcgaactcgtcggTTTTGTTTTAAGCagcccttggatattgaatgcataaaggcagagcattgtccaatccccaagcggaaagctccttgattgttcgattgtctactgccatatcttggacttcttcaaaagtccttgccatggcctcctcttgctcttttactttgtcttcttcaatatctggtgcaggttgagatggttggggatcttgttgattccttgctcgtctcaaagttcgttcaaaatcgtcgtcaaattCAAAGATatgcttatgaacaggttgataaattcgagtcataaaccacctaaaacaagaaaacaagtaaaataagcaactaggaacaaaaatacttgaaaataaacaaaaagaaataataagggattagcaaagttgctaatccccggcaacggcgccaaaaacttgatgcgaaaattaacttaacacaaaAATTTAACCcgcttttgacaattgtagtataagtataagtaaggatcgttctggaccggggattaggagggcttgctaataacctctaaactgacacaaaaatataaaactaaacttaaaaacacttaacaagattcacaagactcaaagcaaacttaaaatactcaaaacagcttaaaacaaccacataaacttaaactagacactaggaatgactttggatgaaaattgacttttacttgaatcaaaacacttaaaaacacaaactaaaacaaatttgaaacactttgaaacaagaaactaaaagggggggtttgatttggatgaagttgaaacaaacaaacaagtatgaaaaactagacagattgtaaaataaatttgagaaataagatgatggatgggatagctagaggctttttctccacacatgacatgtatgcaaataattcgatttccagttactacttcattgaattatgaacgacaatgctccaaattaactgtgacatcactagttaactctcatattttccttgttttattgaattggatgacatcattcgacaacccaaaacattcttctaaagttccctacatgacatcataatagagatacaatcaaagatcattacatttaatgaaaatcataagcattgacaaagcacttgcaactatgacatcatgtcactcatgctaggaattgaacttaacgcgatcgtttataagcgaccttcactacatgtgaatataagtttgtaacgattatgtgaaacttccttatattctagcaacggatttatgcatgccaattaagtgtcgacccttaactaacaaatacaaataagttatcaatcaaatagttaagccaattgcattcacgattcaagagttcataactggaatttatcaaattatattgcacacataatcatggctttgaaatcacccctagccaagaggggtttagccattcatatttacaacaaaacgaaaggaaatgaatttaaacattagaaacaaaagaaaaaaaacacctaaacgctccaacgatccaagtgggacagcaagcacgtccaagcactttccttcccttcctttgctacggcacaaggtgttggtgagtgtttgaaggtttgtttgtatggaggaatagatgtgaagatgaatggatgtgtttggatgaaggttgtgttgaaaatgggagtgaatgatctaacaaagtatgaactccatttatgttacacacacttccttttatagaggaagtgcaaggcaaagcatgggtaaaatggagtggtgttgaaatgattcaagggtgaaagtgaagtaatgatgcaaagcatgggtaaaagggagtggtgttgaaatgattcaaaggtgaaagtgaagtaatgatgcaaagcatgggtaaaatggagtggtgttgaaatgattcaaaggtgaaagtgaagtgatgattgatgcaagaattaaacatggatggagtgcACGGAAAATGTTTGTTATGGTACAAGGAACCCTtaatttgtgtcctaaaatgcataggaaaccttcaatgttgctggaacttagggacatttaggatttaggaaagatcaaaccaaaataggaaaccttggcttaactttcctactttaagtaggaatcctcatctttaggtcttcaatttcgtccattcctttagttccaagcatgtgatatttattccaagcccaaaattgctccaaaaggttccaaaatgcacatttttgcatactttgtccttagaacctgaaattgcccaaaaatgaatttaaacactaaaagtgctaaggaataacaacataaatgcatgagaacaagctaactcagttgcataaatatgctcctatcagcactCAGCACCTACCCTCCATGCATCGCACACCGTGACCCTCCATgagtctctctctatctctcaccCTTTTGCGTTTTCAATGACTTCAAACGGGGGCATGAGCATCCAACCGCTTCCACAAATTTAGACGATAGAATATCACATAAAGAAATTTCAAGCTCCTCTAACAGAGGAAGTTTTGAAGCCATTTCACTCAACCCCACATCTGTTATACCGTAGCAATATGTAAACCGGAGACGTTTAATACCACGGCACCGATTGGTGATAAAGTTGAGGAGGTGATCAAAGCTGAAGTATTCGACGTTGAGATCGACAAGATTGTCGGCGATACGATCCACTACGCAGTGGCGCATCAAATCCAAGTTCAATATCACATCATCCAAATTGTTGTCGTTGCGCATGCCGATGGTGTGCCACATGAGAGAGTCCTTGCAGATCTGGCGCCAAGCCATGCACACATATTGTGCCCTCTACAGAATCCTAACAGCCCCGAGTCGGGACAGGATTTAAACGGTGACGTCTCGTGGAAGTTCTAACAAGTTTCGGGTTTCGACAGTGGCGGGTCTCGATTTGGGTACCCACTTTTAGCGAGGGGGTTGGAATCGGGGGGCTTGGGGcttcttgtttcttttcttcCCTATGGAGGCTTTACTTGATTAGATTCGGGGATTTTCCGGGAAAGTTTCAAAATTGGGATTTTCTCGGGAAAATGAAGGGCTAGGGTTTTCAGTTTCGGGGTTTGCAAGTGGCGTTTGACGTTGGCGATAGAGGAGGGGACAATGAGCTCGCGGGTGAGGCCAACGACGCTGTTTTGGATGTGTGAGTCGCCGAGGAAGGTAAGGTTTCAGAAGTTGAAATAGGGGAAGTAGAAGTTGACGTTCTCAATGGAGCCACAGCTGAGGAAGAGGGCTatgaggaagaaaatgatgaCCCAGAAATCAAGAAGCTTTCTTGGAGCCATGGAGGGGGAGATTTCGAATTCAAATGGATGAAAACTaatgggttttggattttctttGCAAATGCAGAGGACTTGCAGATTATGATTGAGAACATGGtggggaagagagaaagagaaagagctAAGGAGTGTTTGAGATTTGGATATTTTCTGTTTATGGGTTTTTTgtggttttgcagattcacagtggtgaggtttgatgaaaaaatgaaagagaaccgacatagttttttgtgtcaattcccacagacggcgtcaaatgttgatgcacaaaacgggaggtcttgaaacaacgtaaatcctaccgtgaatctgcaagaaatgtaaataacacaagatgtatcgtggttcaccccaaggtttgggcttcgtccacactgatatttgtATTTCTGATaagtgaggggagtgagggagaaagcttctgagggtgagagggcctaggaattggcctcccctaattatGAGGGTAAGGaatcattttatagaataagggctcctcacttattacatatttgccccttcctttattacataattacatttaagtcccttgagtatttatatgagatctaaatacggaggccctaagtatggtacaaacaaaattcaTGGAAATAACacattagccggaacccctgcagAAATCTATACAGCTGAATTCATAGcacattagtcaatctagccggagtcactacaaatgacctatatggcactacactgcacaaaAGTCTGAACCACtaaaaaggtctgtacgacaagactgggtgtaatatagttatgctcaatgctacgctctcatgatagctgtgcgataaatcgctagtcacctacgagtcggaaccacctataatggtctatacgacaagactgtgcacctaaattggatccaatgtgagcatatggtgctggatgtgacattatatataggcatgtgccatatctctggctaaatcactaacaccgaggtgcaggtttatgagctcaaagtttctcaattaatcacaaccgttaATCATATTcgcaattcataaactcacctggaacttacctgagcgtcctcAGCACCACAAATATACAAACATCATATGcatattctaaatataaaaCGTTTAGCATGGCAATtcaaatcataactcatttaaatgcattttctgggaatttatcaagtatataagtatatactgaaaaccaaaagcccactcactggtatgtcgaagggtcgtagcccctaagtcgcccttgactgcgctcgtcctcgggataagcctcccctatatgtgaaacaactataaaaacgttaatttaaaacacataaccaatactagctaataacttctcatacattgctcaattgaggtatataaatataccatcgtgatctacacaacctcacgaacacctccatatttttaaaataattttttgagtCTTCACGCGCCGGCAAGGGCACGGCCCTACGCGCtgctgtggagccaaaaatattcaccaggcgacacgtggacttttgaacgaaagaggacaaaaatacccttgaggcgtaccgggattcctacgcgcaagtagtgggtaatcatcctcaaccaattcaaaaatgctccagaagaggtaaccaattccaaattatcttattttaggtaattatttccaaaacttaatttcccaaatatattatttagttaattaattatctaaataatatattcttcccatatctcctaaaatcatcccttaattatcaatttgaaacatccactcaaacctaaaaaatggTATAGGGCCGGCTAccccattcaaaacctattccatcacctttttttctaccttttccacctttccttctctttttagCCAATCAATACCATAAATACTAAAACATctcctttcatatttaattagccaattaattggctaattaaaccaaaaataaaacccaaaactcCCACCTAGGAGCCGGCCACAttccctctctttttccttACCTTTTCAGATTTCCTCCACTTCATTAGCCAAATAATGATAACCATTCAATTTGGTAACTTCCCATTTatttctattgtattttattagccaataaagtggctaattaaaacacaaaattcacccaaaaacacacaaaagggccggccactttctTGAAAATGTGGACCAACTTGGTCCTATAAATAGTCACCCATTTctaccaaacactcattccaaatctcttgcaaaaattccaaaacactctaaacactatttctctctaaaattctaactttggcatcggaggttctttggccaaagccccccccccaattcatcgtgggcgcgtgaggcttttggccttaacctaaggtgctagttgttttgtaggtgcaaaatcgtccaagatcgaagaggtgaaaatttgcatccacaaattggtgctttcattgagagttgaaatccatactcgtagaagactctcgcacaaaaaaggttttttctttattttctagtccatttgaatatttttcatacgttattattattagaattttttatttgcaaaggttctttgataaaacgtataagcaaaatataatggctagaaatttagaaaattccataagtgaaaattctagtgttcaagaaatgggactgCGGAGATCcatgaggcaaaatgcgacaagaaggggagcggcatcatcaccacgagcttccaccatgggaaccaccgtgatggctacctcggtagccacccgcggcgaggtccatggtgccttcaccacagccaccatgggaaccaccgcgggggctacttcggtagccgctcgtggcgaggtccatggagccttcaccacggccaccatgggaaccaccacggtggctacttcggtagccgctcgtggcgaggtccatggagccttcaccacggccgccatgggaaccaccacggtggctacttcggtagccactcgtggcgaggtccatggagccttcaccacggccgccatgggaaccaccacggtggctacttcggtagccactcgtggcgaggtccatggagccttcaccacggcccgagccgtgccatccaagtttacgtggaccaaagcccaagcctcgcattcacatgcaccgcgcattgagcagcctgctcccgtgatccagcctgctcttgtagcccagcctgctcccgtgatccagcctgctctTGTAGCCAGCCTGCTCCAACGATCCAGCCTGCCCCAGTGATCCAGCCTGCCCCCGCAGCCCAGCCTGTTTTCATGGTTTCCCAAGCTGCCCAAGTCCGCCCGAGACAATCTCAACCATCGGGACCAATCATCGAGGCTGAGGtgttttcaccacatttctccgcagatttgacattccccaactcaaatctcgcacttGGAGTCAACCACCCTTTCATTGTTCAAGGAGGTGCATTCCATCCAAGTTCTTCCAATCCGAATGGCGAACAAAACTTgtcccgacaagtcatagaattgacgagcgcccttgcacaacaaactaccttggtgaatcaacttttacaaCGTACTGAGATGCATCGCACCCACGATGAAGTTTCCCGAAGTAGAACAAGGGTAGACAAGGAGCCTTTTAAACAGCGTCCTGGAAAGCAGCCATTCAACCCATCACAAGTCGAGCATTCAGACAGTGCACACtctcgattgggcccccgaaatagcgtatactcccgtcttagcgcgcggaggagcgtgcactctcggtTAGGCCCACGAGAAagtatacattcacggttggggccacgctttgataatcaacatgggcAACCTTCCAAGCAAAGCATTCATTCGCGATTAGGCTCACAAGGAGTATCCTCCACATCACATCGGAGCAGGCAACCTGACAAACGGAAGGAAACGATCGTTCAATCTGGCTCTAGTTCAACCGGAAGCCTGCAAAGAAAtccctcgcctgctaggaatctATCTCATCCATTGCAGCCACAGCGTAGACGAGCCGACCGAgaagaagagcagcctagaccggtAGAAAAAGACCAAGGGCAGCCaaaagctccgctaccccaacaaaagcAAATCCAAGAAGAAGTAGAAAGGCTTTTCAATGAACGGATGCGTGATTTTCGGCGCAACGAAATGGTTGATGAGGCACTAAGGCGAGATGTGACCAACATGAGCAGGTCACCTTTCGcggatgagatcgagcaggcagagcctccacgcaagTTTAGCATACCGcacttcacatctttcaaatgaGATGAGGATCCCGAAAGACACTTGAAGCATTACCGAAATGCGATGGTCCTTTATCGGAATAATGACGCCCTTATGTGCAAACTATTCGCCACTACTTTACAAGGCaaggcacaagattggtttcatACCTTGCCGGCACGATCCATCCATaattttgatgatctttccttggttttcaccaaagaatactcatcTTATCGATCGATTAAGAAGAAGTCCGATCACTTGTTCAAcgtaaagaaaaacccaaaagagtcgcttcgcgattacgtgaagagattcaaagcagagaaggcgaAGATCGTCGGATGCGACAACTCGATAGCaagtgcagccttccaaaaaggactaccagcagaccacccactgtttggagaaatgatcatgaaagaatACCTAACTCTAGCAGATTCCTTTGCTATGGCAGAAAAGCATGcgctttgggacgaggctcgacAAGCAGAAAAGGCTCCCGAACAGCCTCGAAAAGAGTTGGCAGCTGCTCAAAAGAAGGATGAAAAACAACCCAACAAGAGCAGGCAGGAGTTCAAGCGCAGGGACCGACCCACGACCAAAGAAGGCCCGATGACCAACAACTATTCTAAGTTCTCGAttccgattcatcaaatccttcgTGACGTCAAGAATGAACCATGGTTCAAGTTGCCAAAGCAGTCAAAaggagatacttccaagttggacCACACTAAGTATTGCGCATTCCACCGAGGTCCCGGTCACACAACCAACGATtgctacacttggaagaactacctagagAAACTCGTGAAAGAAGGCAAAGTCGATAGATATTTGGACAAGCCAGTTGAGCAACCAAAAAGGAATGCTGACGGAGATGAGGAGCCACCAACTAAGATGATTCGAATCAATGGCATTTTCGCTGAATCCGAGCACTTAGGGGCTACTAATAACTCcaaaaagaggaagatccagCAGGCTTTACTAATCTCACAAGTTCAAGCAGTCAATACCCAACCTGGACCTATCGTTGGCTTCACGGAGCAGGATGCAGAAGGAGTCGATTTCCCACACGACGATGCATTAGTAGTATCTGTCCAACTAGCCCATGCTATAGTCGACAGGATGATGGTTGACAATGGAAGTGCGGTCAACCTACTTCAACTTTCAGTCATTCagaagatgggcctggaaaGTACAATCATACGCCGGGCAGAGGTACTTACTGGATTCAACGGACACACCTCAACTGCCATCGGCCATATCGTACTTGACGTAAAAACACCGCCAGTCGTCTCAAAGCAAACATTCACGATTGTAAGCGACCCATCTCCCTACAATGGGATTCTTGGGAGACCTTGGTTGATCAAGCTGGATGCTGTCACTTCcgtcaagtatcaaaaaatcCGATTCCGCATCCCGGGAGGAGGAGTCGGAGAGATCAAGTCTGACCAGGCCTCATCCCGACAATGCACTGTGCAAATgttaaaagaaacaaagaagaagaccTTTACCCCCATAGAGGTTACCGAAGTCCAAAAGGGCAAAGAAATTgccaaatagcaattacagcagGTGGATCGAGAAGATGGCACCCAAGCAGACAAGataggatggaaacccgaagaggACGCCGAAGACATCATTCTTAATCCCCAGCAGCCGGAAAAGACGGCTAAAATTGGCTCACGACTAAGCCCAGACGAGAAGGAAGAACTCACAATTTTCCTTAGGAAAAACCGAGATATCTTCGCATGGTCACCATCCGACATGCCCGGTATTGATCCCAAAGTGGCCTGCCACAAGCTGCACGTCGATCCAACTGCCAAACCAGTAATTCAAAAAAGAAGACATTTCACTCCCGAACGAGTAGCGATCATCGAGGCAGAAATCGACAAACTATTGGAGGCCGGTTTCATAGAAGAGGTAGCACACTCGGCATGGCTTGTTAATGTCGTACTAgtcatgaagaaagagaagggcaaatggagggtttgcgtagactacaccgacctcaacaaagcatgcccaaaagaCCATTATCCTGTCCCCCCGGATTGATCTATTAGTAGATTCAACTTCTGGAAACCAGTTACTTAGTTTCTTAGACGCATACTCCggctacaaccaaatagccatgcATGAGCCCGACAAGGAGAAAACT
Proteins encoded in this window:
- the LOC126595472 gene encoding uncharacterized protein LOC126595472, translating into MIMKEYLTLADSFAMAEKHALWDEARQAEKAPEQPRKELAAAQKKDEKQPNKSRQEFKRRDRPTTKEGPMTNNYSKFSIPIHQILRDVKNEPWFKLPKQSKGDTSKLDHTKYCAFHRGPGHTTNDCYTWKNYLEKLVKEGKVDRYLDKPVEQPKRNADGDEEPPTKMIRINGIFAESEHLGATNNSKKRKIQQALLISQVQAVNTQPGPIVGFTEQDAEGVDFPHDDALVVSVQLAHAIVDRMMVDNGSAVNLLQLSVIQKMGLESTIIRRAEVLTGFNGHTSTAIGHIVLDVKTPPVVSKQTFTIVSDPSPYNGILGRPWLIKLDAVTSVKYQKIRFRIPGGGVGEIKSDQASSRQCTVQMLKETKKKTFTPIEVTEVQKGKEIAK